The following coding sequences are from one Desulfatibacillum aliphaticivorans DSM 15576 window:
- the recD gene encoding exodeoxyribonuclease V subunit alpha translates to MIEFEAIDGQFAAFLQKLAGGSDPVLQSAAALVSLRTREGHTCVELSSGLDRDCLLSPDCPENPAQWIDALANSPVVGAPGEYRPLILDQAGRLYLHRYYEDQALTAKKILEWSVPDPAYTDQEQLAQELDRLFAPLPKNETDWQKAAAATAVLRKFSVISGGPGTGKTTIAARIIHLLLSLADGRPPSIAISAPTGKAAARLLESLGKELSRLGVPPGMDDAIPKRAKTIHRLMGARFNSSQFIHNADNPINADILIVDEASMVELSLMARLLEALPDHGKLILLGDKDQLASVGPGSVMGDICSGPGSQAFSPEWAKVLAKAAGQAIPSENGLAPIADGIVHLVKNYRFAKDSGIGELADCVVRGDAAGAAASLESGGEIIYEPVNNPRTLPALLEEPLREGFLPFITAKNPAQALEAFGGFRVLCGVRQGPWGMNSANSLVEDIFARDGLILLRNYPWYEKRPVVVNRNDAEMNLFNGDHGVYMDGKAAFPGLQEELRHYARSMLPAHDTAFAMTVHKSQGSEFESVLLILPGENSPVLTRELLYTAVTRTRSRLRIVGAMPSIKKAVLSPTRRPSGLQDALWKTE, encoded by the coding sequence ATGATCGAATTCGAAGCCATAGACGGTCAATTCGCCGCGTTTCTGCAGAAGCTGGCGGGCGGCTCAGACCCGGTGCTGCAATCGGCCGCGGCTCTGGTATCCCTGCGAACACGGGAAGGCCATACCTGCGTGGAGCTGAGTTCCGGGCTGGACCGGGACTGCCTGCTCAGCCCGGATTGCCCGGAAAATCCAGCGCAATGGATTGACGCCCTGGCGAATTCGCCGGTGGTCGGAGCGCCCGGGGAGTATCGGCCGCTCATCCTGGATCAGGCGGGCAGGCTGTATTTGCACCGGTATTACGAAGATCAGGCATTGACCGCAAAAAAAATTCTGGAGTGGAGCGTCCCGGACCCGGCGTATACGGACCAGGAACAGTTGGCGCAGGAACTGGATCGATTGTTCGCACCCTTGCCGAAAAATGAAACCGACTGGCAAAAGGCCGCTGCCGCCACGGCGGTGCTGCGCAAGTTTTCCGTGATCTCCGGCGGGCCGGGAACCGGCAAGACCACCATCGCCGCCCGGATCATCCACCTGCTTCTGTCCCTGGCGGACGGACGGCCGCCTTCCATCGCCATCTCCGCGCCCACGGGCAAGGCCGCGGCAAGGCTGCTGGAATCCCTGGGCAAAGAATTGAGCCGTTTGGGCGTTCCGCCGGGAATGGACGACGCCATCCCCAAAAGGGCCAAGACCATCCACCGGCTTATGGGCGCGCGGTTCAACTCAAGCCAGTTTATCCACAACGCGGACAACCCCATAAACGCAGACATCCTGATTGTGGACGAAGCCTCCATGGTGGAACTGTCCCTCATGGCCCGGCTTTTGGAAGCCCTGCCTGATCACGGCAAGCTGATCTTGCTGGGCGACAAGGACCAGTTGGCCTCCGTGGGGCCGGGCTCGGTCATGGGCGATATTTGCTCCGGCCCGGGTTCGCAGGCTTTCTCGCCGGAATGGGCCAAAGTTTTAGCCAAGGCCGCGGGACAGGCGATTCCTTCGGAGAATGGCCTGGCCCCCATAGCGGACGGAATCGTGCATCTGGTGAAAAACTACCGGTTCGCCAAGGATTCGGGCATCGGCGAACTGGCCGACTGCGTGGTCAGGGGCGACGCCGCAGGCGCGGCCGCCAGCCTGGAGAGCGGCGGGGAGATCATCTACGAACCCGTGAACAACCCGCGCACCCTGCCGGCCCTACTGGAAGAGCCTTTACGGGAGGGCTTTTTGCCATTCATTACGGCCAAAAATCCGGCCCAGGCCCTGGAAGCCTTCGGCGGATTCCGCGTCCTGTGCGGAGTGCGGCAAGGCCCCTGGGGCATGAACTCGGCCAACAGCCTGGTGGAGGACATCTTCGCCCGGGACGGTCTGATTTTGCTGCGGAATTATCCCTGGTACGAAAAAAGGCCGGTGGTGGTCAATCGCAACGACGCGGAAATGAATTTGTTTAACGGCGACCACGGCGTTTATATGGACGGCAAGGCGGCCTTTCCGGGCCTGCAGGAGGAGCTTCGGCATTACGCCAGATCCATGCTTCCCGCCCACGACACTGCCTTTGCCATGACCGTGCATAAAAGCCAAGGATCGGAATTTGAATCCGTACTGCTGATTCTGCCGGGGGAGAACTCGCCGGTGCTCACCAGGGAATTGCTTTATACGGCCGTCACCCGCACCCGGTCCAGGCTGCGGATCGTGGGCGCCATGCCCTCCATTAAAAAGGCGGTCCTAAGCCCCACCCGCCGGCCTTCCGGCTTGCAGGACGCATTGTGGAAAACGGAATAA
- a CDS encoding YkgJ family cysteine cluster protein has translation MDKKNTALMRLYSLLDRIIEPWPTACEKGCASCCTTHVTATTLEGRAVLDYLEKENRTLPANLDEGELFSPAVTTNGLARLCMEREEPPEEFKPDHFNPCPFLEDGVCSIYPARPLGCRVMLSASRCKPGGFAEMDDYWLTVNQVFLQALEALDCPGRFGNFSLILQYLAFGQSVENLLNNEPVPGLMIPPEHQQQISAILPELNRILAAAMG, from the coding sequence ATGGACAAAAAAAACACGGCGCTCATGCGCTTGTACTCCCTCTTGGACCGCATTATCGAGCCCTGGCCCACGGCCTGCGAAAAAGGCTGCGCTTCCTGCTGCACCACCCACGTGACCGCAACCACTCTGGAAGGCCGCGCCGTCCTGGATTATTTGGAAAAGGAAAACCGCACCCTGCCTGCAAATTTAGACGAAGGGGAGTTGTTCTCCCCGGCGGTCACCACAAACGGCCTGGCCCGTTTATGCATGGAGCGCGAGGAGCCGCCCGAGGAGTTCAAGCCGGACCATTTCAATCCATGCCCTTTTTTGGAAGACGGCGTGTGCTCCATTTATCCGGCCAGGCCTTTGGGATGCCGGGTTATGCTGTCGGCCTCGCGCTGCAAGCCCGGCGGGTTTGCGGAAATGGACGATTATTGGTTGACCGTGAACCAGGTTTTTTTACAGGCTTTGGAAGCCCTGGACTGCCCCGGCAGGTTCGGAAATTTCTCCCTGATCCTGCAATATCTTGCTTTCGGCCAAAGCGTTGAAAATTTGCTGAACAACGAGCCTGTGCCGGGGCTCATGATTCCTCCGGAGCATCAGCAGCAAATATCCGCTATTCTCCCGGAGTTGAACCGCATCCTCGCCGCCGCCATGGGATGA
- a CDS encoding alpha/beta hydrolase — translation MFWIILIVFYVALSLAATYLVHQMPRRPVHENPDWGAIEDLRIPAVNGGTLEVWRIAPDGPSRGIVVLAHGWSRNRDRMVPRARVLAKQGFTTVMHSARDHGNSSPQKWMQAAKFAEDIETVLDWIGEPVILYGHSAGAGGAIIAAYNRREQVRVLILEGCYSYTRRALFLLYSSFSKAFGILLGPMVLFWMSLMYGRQIDEQSPANLAPKLLMPVLLIHGEFDEKFPLSMAYTMEKRFKPGQAELFIGKGAGHSDCPDAPGYEDAVINFVNSQWKQSENKG, via the coding sequence ATGTTTTGGATTATTCTGATTGTTTTTTATGTAGCTTTGAGTTTGGCGGCCACCTATTTGGTGCATCAAATGCCCAGGCGGCCTGTCCATGAAAATCCCGACTGGGGAGCTATTGAGGACCTGCGCATTCCAGCGGTCAACGGCGGAACCTTGGAAGTCTGGCGCATCGCCCCGGACGGCCCGAGCAGGGGGATCGTGGTTCTGGCCCACGGCTGGAGCCGCAACCGGGACCGCATGGTGCCCCGCGCACGGGTTCTGGCCAAGCAGGGCTTCACCACAGTCATGCACAGCGCCCGGGATCACGGCAATTCAAGCCCTCAAAAATGGATGCAGGCGGCCAAGTTCGCCGAGGATATTGAGACGGTCCTGGATTGGATCGGAGAGCCGGTGATTTTGTACGGCCATTCCGCCGGAGCGGGCGGCGCCATCATCGCCGCGTACAATCGCCGGGAGCAGGTCCGCGTGCTGATTCTGGAAGGATGCTACTCCTACACCCGCCGGGCTCTGTTTTTGCTTTACAGCAGCTTCAGCAAGGCCTTTGGAATATTATTGGGTCCCATGGTTTTGTTTTGGATGAGCCTCATGTACGGCCGTCAGATCGACGAACAAAGCCCGGCCAACCTGGCGCCCAAGCTGCTCATGCCCGTGCTGCTCATCCATGGGGAGTTTGACGAAAAGTTCCCCCTGTCCATGGCGTACACCATGGAAAAACGCTTCAAACCCGGGCAGGCCGAACTTTTTATCGGCAAAGGGGCGGGGCACAGCGATTGCCCGGACGCGCCGGGATATGAAGACGCGGTTATAAATTTTGTAAATTCGCAGTGGAAACAAAGCGAAAACAAAGGATAG
- a CDS encoding response regulator transcription factor, whose translation MTSNIRKDKIADALRELHHALINTHDYGEFPHILTSVINTLFPVDWMGLYTFGLPQNSYNVATNQGLPFDWNEKYIEVMEHDPVRKKSLSQPVGGACIFSPKDFHTNEEAVYCYETSKKYTDTSQFLTLHCARTPSIDSGMAFYRTDEKFAFEESDRQTLKYLSPFLVSLSHTMMLYAEFDLKRAALETVCKSRKDLYLCLDGCLNIIDLPKETEAFLRRCFKHSAWKILPEDILIWLKSAVAPRGAIIPGAGPWSTTCVLPDMELTITAHAVVTEQQRTVLVLLLKPHGRKEDFSVLAKDGLSPREQEVLSYLPLGYSNLQIARAMNIAEVTVKKHLKNASRKLGAYGRTETLFNAMRRKSLLESASVF comes from the coding sequence GTGACTTCGAATATCAGGAAAGACAAAATCGCCGATGCGCTTAGAGAGTTGCATCACGCCTTGATTAATACGCACGATTACGGTGAGTTCCCGCACATTCTCACTTCCGTCATAAACACGCTGTTTCCGGTGGACTGGATGGGGCTGTATACGTTCGGGCTTCCGCAAAACTCCTACAATGTGGCAACCAACCAAGGGCTTCCCTTTGATTGGAACGAAAAATACATAGAAGTCATGGAGCATGACCCGGTCAGGAAAAAGAGTTTAAGTCAGCCTGTGGGAGGCGCATGTATTTTTTCCCCCAAGGATTTCCACACAAACGAAGAAGCCGTCTATTGCTATGAAACATCCAAAAAATATACGGACACGTCCCAGTTTTTAACCCTTCACTGCGCCAGGACGCCCTCCATAGACTCCGGCATGGCTTTTTATCGAACCGACGAAAAATTCGCCTTTGAAGAAAGCGACCGGCAAACCCTGAAATACCTGAGCCCGTTTTTGGTTTCCTTATCCCATACCATGATGCTTTATGCGGAATTCGACCTGAAACGCGCCGCCCTGGAAACTGTCTGCAAAAGCCGCAAGGACTTGTATCTTTGCCTGGACGGCTGCCTGAATATAATCGATCTTCCCAAAGAAACCGAGGCGTTCTTAAGGCGATGTTTCAAGCATTCGGCCTGGAAAATCCTTCCTGAAGACATTTTGATATGGCTCAAAAGCGCCGTCGCCCCAAGGGGCGCCATCATCCCGGGCGCCGGCCCCTGGTCAACCACTTGCGTGCTCCCCGACATGGAACTGACAATAACCGCCCACGCCGTGGTTACGGAACAGCAAAGAACAGTCCTGGTGCTTCTGTTAAAGCCGCATGGACGCAAGGAGGATTTCTCCGTCCTCGCCAAAGACGGCTTAAGCCCCCGAGAGCAGGAAGTCCTATCCTACCTTCCCCTGGGATACTCCAACCTGCAAATCGCCCGAGCCATGAATATCGCGGAGGTCACCGTAAAAAAACACTTGAAAAACGCGTCAAGAAAGCTGGGTGCGTACGGCAGGACCGAAACCCTTTTCAACGCCATGAGACGAAAGTCCCTTTTGGAAAGCGCGTCCGTGTTCTGA
- a CDS encoding RNA 2'-phosphotransferase → MGSGKRPETLNKFLAYVLGRRPDEFGLFPNEDGWVKVKDLVRALSEEDGWKHVNKAHIKEVAYTLEDPAIEYEHEEGIVRAVEWDPSLYYTGVPEDLPKLLYVGARNKTYPEIDKKGIFPVGAPFVILCRDEDMAFRIGKRRDGNPIVLTVNTAMAQELGVVFEQAGEVLLTAEFIPKGCFTGPPLPKVEEMLAAKKPAKPKPAEDPALSMGAFAMDLDDGYGKGYGKGKGGDKGFKKKGGRKKRSWKEDARRQRRQGRDDEE, encoded by the coding sequence ATGGGATCAGGTAAAAGACCGGAGACTTTAAACAAGTTCCTGGCCTACGTGCTGGGACGCAGACCGGACGAGTTCGGCCTCTTTCCAAACGAGGATGGCTGGGTGAAAGTGAAAGACCTGGTAAGGGCCCTTTCCGAGGAAGACGGATGGAAACACGTCAACAAGGCGCACATCAAGGAAGTGGCCTATACCCTGGAAGACCCCGCCATAGAGTACGAACACGAGGAAGGGATCGTCCGGGCCGTGGAGTGGGACCCATCCTTATATTATACGGGAGTCCCGGAGGACCTGCCCAAACTGCTTTATGTAGGCGCCCGCAACAAAACCTATCCCGAAATCGATAAAAAGGGCATTTTTCCCGTGGGCGCGCCGTTTGTCATCCTATGCCGGGACGAAGACATGGCTTTTCGCATCGGAAAGCGACGGGATGGCAATCCCATTGTCCTGACCGTCAACACGGCCATGGCTCAGGAACTGGGCGTGGTCTTTGAGCAAGCCGGGGAAGTGCTTTTGACCGCGGAGTTCATCCCCAAGGGCTGCTTTACCGGGCCGCCGCTTCCCAAAGTGGAGGAGATGCTGGCCGCCAAGAAACCCGCCAAACCCAAACCCGCGGAGGATCCGGCCCTGTCCATGGGCGCCTTCGCCATGGATCTGGACGACGGCTACGGCAAGGGCTACGGCAAGGGTAAAGGGGGGGATAAAGGCTTTAAGAAAAAAGGCGGCCGCAAAAAGCGCTCCTGGAAGGAAGACGCCCGCCGCCAGCGCCGCCAAGGCCGCGACGACGAAGAGTAA
- the hemL gene encoding glutamate-1-semialdehyde 2,1-aminomutase, with amino-acid sequence MEKSKELFARACKTIPGGVNSPVRACGSVGTDPCFIARGQGSAIFDADGKQYIDYIGSWGPLILGHRHPAVIKAIEAALANGCTFGAPTELEIDLAEAVVNIMPSVEMVRMVNSGTEATMSAVRLARGATGRDGIVKFDGCYHGHGDSLLVAAGSGVATLGIPGSPGVPDKVAESTASLEYNNIEAVKEYCKKKGDRTAAIIVEPVAGNMGVVAPKPEFIQGLREVCDQYGIVLILDEVMTGFRVALGGAQSLYGVTPDLTTMGKVIGGGLPVGAYGGKRSLMEKIAPSGPVYQAGTLSGNPMAMAAGIATLKEISQPGFYEALEKSSQTLADGLKKAAADAGVEAVISRVGSMQTLFFSPGPVENFEDAKKCDLDRFSKFYQGMRDEGVFLPPSQFEAWFVSSAHTEADIEATLKAAEKVLRQL; translated from the coding sequence ATGGAAAAATCCAAAGAACTATTCGCCAGAGCGTGCAAAACCATCCCCGGCGGGGTGAACAGCCCGGTGCGGGCCTGCGGGTCCGTGGGCACGGACCCATGCTTTATCGCCAGGGGCCAGGGTTCGGCGATTTTTGACGCGGACGGCAAGCAATACATTGATTATATAGGCTCCTGGGGCCCCCTGATCCTGGGGCACCGGCATCCGGCCGTGATCAAAGCCATTGAAGCGGCCCTGGCCAACGGATGCACCTTCGGCGCGCCCACGGAATTGGAGATCGACCTGGCCGAAGCCGTGGTCAACATCATGCCTTCGGTGGAAATGGTCCGCATGGTCAATTCCGGCACCGAGGCCACCATGAGCGCCGTCCGCCTGGCCAGAGGCGCCACGGGCCGGGACGGGATCGTCAAGTTCGACGGCTGCTATCACGGCCACGGCGACAGCCTGCTGGTGGCCGCCGGGTCCGGCGTGGCCACCCTGGGCATTCCCGGAAGCCCGGGCGTGCCGGACAAGGTCGCCGAATCCACCGCCTCGCTGGAATACAATAATATTGAGGCGGTTAAGGAATATTGCAAGAAAAAGGGCGACCGGACGGCCGCCATCATCGTGGAGCCCGTGGCTGGAAACATGGGCGTGGTCGCTCCCAAGCCGGAGTTCATCCAGGGCCTGCGGGAGGTTTGCGACCAGTACGGCATTGTCTTGATTTTGGACGAGGTCATGACCGGATTCCGCGTGGCTTTGGGCGGCGCCCAGTCTTTGTACGGCGTAACGCCTGACCTCACCACCATGGGCAAGGTCATCGGCGGAGGGCTGCCCGTGGGCGCCTACGGAGGCAAGCGCTCCCTCATGGAAAAAATCGCGCCTTCCGGGCCTGTGTATCAGGCCGGAACCCTATCGGGCAACCCCATGGCCATGGCCGCCGGAATCGCCACATTAAAGGAAATCAGCCAGCCCGGTTTTTACGAGGCGTTGGAAAAAAGCTCCCAAACTTTGGCCGACGGCCTGAAAAAAGCTGCGGCGGACGCCGGCGTGGAAGCCGTGATCAGCCGGGTGGGTTCCATGCAGACCTTATTCTTCAGCCCAGGCCCGGTGGAAAATTTCGAAGACGCCAAAAAATGCGACCTGGATCGTTTTTCCAAGTTTTACCAGGGGATGCGGGACGAAGGCGTCTTTTTGCCGCCGTCCCAGTTTGAAGCGTGGTTCGTCTCTTCCGCTCATACTGAGGCGGATATTGAGGCCACGTTAAAGGCGGCTGAAAAGGTCTTGAGGCAATTATAG
- a CDS encoding AtpZ/AtpI family protein, with protein MMNKETLKFIREMSYFSSLGLSVALAIVIGLGLGVYLDRRFDTHPWLTFIGLGFGIAAGYRNIWLAHQKSQRM; from the coding sequence ATGATGAACAAAGAAACCCTTAAATTTATTAGGGAAATGTCCTATTTCAGCAGCCTTGGACTTTCCGTGGCCCTGGCCATTGTTATCGGCCTGGGGCTGGGAGTGTATCTGGACCGGCGGTTCGATACGCATCCATGGCTGACCTTTATCGGATTGGGTTTTGGAATAGCGGCGGGATACCGGAACATCTGGCTGGCCCACCAAAAGAGCCAAAGGATGTGA
- a CDS encoding ATP synthase subunit I gives MMNDSLEERLVKHVVYANWVIFALASGIGLYVASAPFAMGIICGGLITVVNFHLLSRTLQNALDPGPGTNHRVVVARYYLRFLISGLLIFGLLIFKIVHPIGLFVGLSVVVAGILMALILELKYVFSKEAR, from the coding sequence ATGATGAACGATTCCTTGGAAGAGCGCCTGGTCAAGCATGTGGTATACGCCAACTGGGTGATTTTCGCGCTGGCAAGCGGCATTGGGCTGTACGTTGCGTCAGCGCCGTTCGCCATGGGCATAATTTGCGGCGGGCTGATTACGGTGGTTAACTTCCACCTTTTGTCCCGCACTCTGCAAAACGCCCTGGACCCCGGGCCCGGAACCAACCATCGGGTTGTGGTGGCCAGGTATTACCTTCGCTTTTTAATCAGCGGCCTGCTGATTTTCGGCCTTTTGATATTTAAGATCGTGCATCCGATAGGACTGTTTGTGGGATTATCCGTGGTCGTGGCTGGAATCTTGATGGCCTTGATCCTCGAATTGAAATATGTTTTCAGCAAGGAGGCAAGATAA
- the atpB gene encoding F0F1 ATP synthase subunit A gives MKHFFEFFPWLFSLFGMDHFAHEYHHIIFSWVAMIILILVGVLAAKTITMIPGKGQNVLEILVGGLEEFMVGVVGEEGRWFLPLAATLFLYILLCNLMGLLPGFFPPTANVNTPLSCAIVVFCFTHFLGIKHHGAKYIKHFMGPILALTPLFLILETISHFARVLSLTFRLFGNMMGHELVLMILFFLAGAFLAPLPIMAMGILVAVVQAFVFFMLSIMYFAGSIEHAH, from the coding sequence GTGAAGCACTTTTTCGAATTTTTTCCGTGGCTTTTTAGTTTATTCGGGATGGATCATTTTGCCCATGAATACCACCACATTATCTTTTCCTGGGTGGCCATGATCATTTTGATCCTTGTCGGCGTTTTGGCGGCGAAAACCATCACCATGATTCCCGGAAAGGGACAGAACGTCCTCGAAATCCTCGTGGGCGGCCTGGAAGAGTTCATGGTCGGCGTGGTGGGCGAGGAAGGCCGTTGGTTCCTTCCCTTGGCGGCTACCTTGTTCCTGTACATTCTTCTGTGCAACCTCATGGGCCTGCTGCCGGGCTTCTTTCCCCCGACCGCTAACGTGAACACGCCTCTTTCGTGCGCCATAGTGGTTTTCTGTTTCACCCACTTTCTGGGAATTAAGCACCATGGCGCCAAGTATATCAAACACTTCATGGGTCCCATATTGGCGCTGACGCCTCTGTTCCTGATTCTTGAAACCATTTCCCATTTTGCCAGGGTTCTTTCCCTGACCTTCCGTCTTTTCGGAAACATGATGGGTCACGAACTGGTGCTCATGATTCTGTTTTTCCTGGCAGGCGCTTTTCTGGCTCCTCTGCCGATTATGGCCATGGGCATCCTGGTGGCGGTTGTGCAGGCATTCGTGTTCTTCATGCTGTCCATCATGTACTTTGCGGGCTCCATTGAGCACGCTCACTAA
- the atpE gene encoding ATP synthase F0 subunit C encodes MEATALSFFIAAVTAAGFGIAIAAFGCGIAQGIGLKAAVEGIARNPEASGKITTTMLIGLAMIESLAIYALVVALILIFAHPQAGAIAALLG; translated from the coding sequence ATGGAAGCAACAGCTCTTAGTTTCTTTATCGCAGCAGTCACCGCCGCCGGTTTCGGCATCGCCATCGCAGCTTTTGGATGCGGCATCGCTCAGGGTATCGGCCTCAAGGCCGCCGTTGAAGGCATCGCCCGCAATCCCGAAGCTTCCGGTAAAATCACCACCACCATGCTGATCGGTCTCGCCATGATCGAATCTCTGGCCATCTACGCTCTGGTTGTGGCCCTGATTCTTATCTTTGCTCATCCCCAGGCTGGCGCCATCGCCGCTCTGTTGGGCTAA
- a CDS encoding redox-sensing transcriptional repressor Rex, translating into MHKIPNIAVIRLALYAKHLEMLHNDGVELVSSVKLAKMCGANPAQIRKDLAYFGQFGVRGVGYYVNDLLNALKEVMGTNRTWRLGLFGVGNLGKALLGFEQFAQRGFIFTAAFDKDIDLVGTEVQGIEISQSEDIKEVIKGPGCFDIAVLATGADRAQDCAMRIVEAGIHAILNFTPIRLVVPENVFVENVDFTVRLHALCYSLTTGSDVTQRHPR; encoded by the coding sequence GTGCATAAGATACCAAACATAGCGGTTATACGTCTGGCTCTGTATGCCAAGCACTTGGAAATGCTCCATAATGACGGTGTTGAGTTGGTTTCCTCCGTCAAGCTGGCGAAAATGTGCGGCGCCAATCCCGCCCAGATTCGCAAAGACCTGGCCTATTTCGGACAATTTGGAGTCCGGGGCGTGGGATATTACGTCAACGATCTGCTGAACGCCTTGAAAGAAGTCATGGGGACCAATCGCACGTGGCGGCTCGGCCTGTTTGGAGTGGGCAACCTGGGCAAGGCGTTGCTGGGATTTGAACAATTCGCCCAAAGGGGCTTCATATTTACCGCCGCATTTGACAAGGATATTGACCTTGTGGGAACCGAAGTGCAGGGAATTGAAATTTCCCAGTCCGAAGACATCAAAGAAGTGATCAAAGGACCGGGGTGTTTTGACATTGCTGTGCTCGCCACAGGGGCTGACAGGGCGCAGGACTGCGCCATGCGCATTGTTGAGGCCGGAATTCACGCCATCTTGAACTTTACTCCCATCCGGCTTGTTGTGCCGGAGAACGTATTTGTTGAAAACGTGGACTTTACGGTCCGCTTGCACGCCCTGTGTTACAGCCTGACAACAGGCAGTGACGTGACTCAGCGTCACCCTCGCTAA
- a CDS encoding sensor domain-containing diguanylate cyclase, whose amino-acid sequence MFEEGQFRKDILDNLFDGVYCVNKDRIITYWSESTAQLTGFSAQEVVGRSCHENRVMYVDNWGHNLCEAGMCPAMKTMRDGILREIAVSYHHKDGHLVPAQARILPLHDKKGCITGVVEIFQDATPVLREREKAKELEDLALNDPLTRVANRNCGEARMEAKLNEFRRYGWPFGILFCDVDKFKQVNDTYGHDVGDLVLKAVAKTLSGNLRASDIVCRWGGDEFLVILPSIDLQTLSQIAEKVLRIIEKSRVTIGSGDDQRIVKVTSSIGGTVARLDDTVESLLKRADELMYRSKRAGANQAAV is encoded by the coding sequence ATGTTTGAGGAAGGCCAATTCCGCAAAGATATATTGGACAATCTGTTTGACGGCGTTTATTGCGTAAACAAGGATAGAATCATCACCTACTGGAGCGAGAGCACCGCCCAGTTGACGGGGTTTTCCGCCCAGGAGGTGGTTGGCAGGTCATGCCACGAAAACCGGGTTATGTATGTGGACAACTGGGGGCATAACCTGTGCGAGGCGGGCATGTGTCCGGCCATGAAAACCATGCGGGACGGCATTCTAAGGGAAATTGCCGTTTCCTACCACCACAAGGACGGGCATCTGGTGCCCGCCCAGGCCAGGATTTTGCCCTTGCACGACAAAAAGGGCTGCATAACCGGCGTGGTGGAAATTTTCCAGGACGCCACTCCCGTTCTTCGCGAAAGGGAAAAGGCCAAGGAGTTGGAAGACCTGGCCCTGAACGATCCTTTGACCCGGGTTGCCAACAGGAATTGCGGAGAAGCCCGGATGGAGGCCAAGCTGAATGAGTTCCGAAGATACGGCTGGCCTTTCGGCATTCTTTTCTGCGATGTGGATAAGTTCAAACAGGTCAACGACACATACGGGCACGACGTGGGGGATTTGGTTTTGAAGGCTGTGGCCAAGACGCTTTCAGGCAACCTGCGCGCTTCGGACATTGTGTGCCGATGGGGGGGGGATGAATTCTTAGTCATCCTGCCCAGCATTGATTTGCAGACGCTATCCCAAATTGCGGAAAAGGTGCTGCGCATCATAGAAAAAAGCCGGGTAACCATAGGCTCAGGAGACGATCAAAGAATCGTCAAGGTGACCAGTTCCATCGGCGGCACAGTAGCCCGCCTGGACGATACCGTGGAATCCCTCCTGAAAAGGGCGGATGAACTTATGTACCGGAGCAAACGCGCTGGCGCCAATCAAGCCGCCGTGTAG